The genomic stretch CATCAGAATATCCATTCCTTGCAGTCATGATCTTTCAATGGAGGGTTTTGGATTAAATAGATATGCTGGTTCGGTCATACCTTAAGATTTATAAACATACTCGGACCATTGGCAAAGATTATAAAAGTATCACTTGATAGTTTTACATAAAGAAATAGAAATGATACTATTGCAAATACAAATAAGGATTTTTAGAACTGGAGAATTATTTAATAGTTGACTTTTCTCTTTACGTATCGAGAGATAATCAttcaatttatgatttaaaattaatatatttgactGCTTTCCATACTACTGTGCCGAGTATAAACATTACAGCATGCCATCTGCAACCTCATTTTCGTTCTccattcaaaaatatgtaaaaatagatCCCATGTAACAGTCTATGAACATGAGACCAAGCAGCATGTAATAAAACAGGACCATGTGGTAAAcagtataacaataacaattaatgttaCTACCAGCTGGAACCATTATGCACTGAACACATTGTACTCACAGAAACTGATTACTACTAAATATTCACATGTTTAATTCTTAGAGACAtacgtttatataatttattcaatacagTCCTTTTATTTTAGATCTGAAATAATATTAGCAGAAAATACTCAAAGTTAAACCACTTTAATGGTTAATTTGAGAAATCGGTAAGCGTTTGtttgatatttcattttttactactaaatttaataataattaccacATATTAGATGGTGAGAATAAATATACCATATAGCtgacataaacaataataataaggtACAATGTTATTAACACAGACTGagctattataattaaatactgttaATATATGCTGAAGCACTGTGTTTTTATAGAAATCAAGCACTGGGATGaccattatattttgattataaacaGCTTTACATAAAGACTACAATGTATCTGTAGCAGGGACTACTTAAGGGGTGTATTCTGAATCATGTAATTCATCCATATTTTTATAGAAGCTAATActgttatttcatttcaattcctTTATCAGAAACTGTTACCAATAAAGTAAGTTTTTGTggtcaataaaaacattaatatggttttgaacaaaatattctaTGTAAATGACCGATTGAGTTGATGCAGCCAAATGCCTGCCGAATGAGGAAATAATATTGATGGACTCTGATAAAGAGGATGAATCAAGCGTAGACACTTCGGGTGTGACGACTGGTGTGAGTAAAGTGATTGTAAATGAACCAGTGAGAGGGCAACGCTCGGACCACGATaccaacaacaaaacaataaacatgcCGCTACCCGGCAACATGGCCATCCGGCCAATAGGAAAGCGGTTCTTGAGTCACGTGTTTAGCCGTCAACCAATGAGCGAGCAATCTATAGTCTCCAACTGTACTGTGACGGGGGATCACGAACACCAGATTCAATCCCACGACAAATCCCGTAATGTTGACCTTGGAATATCTAAAAATGGTAACGTATACGAGAAATCTTAACTGTAtgagaatttttatttagtatattgtttctaaataactgaataatttaaaaaatgtaagatcTTTCTATTTGAAACGAAGAAAATCTTTGAAAGTAACTTGAGTACGGTAGTAAAcgatatataaaatttagatttacgCTAAAGCGACCGTTgcgttaaattaaaatttctagcCTATGGCTCATTATGTTCTGAAGCCTACATAAAATAGACAAACAGGCAGTCGTACAGAAAAAGTTATCCATACCCCCGccagagaaaaacatttttttaaatttactgagtAAACAgtttcaatgacactcagccaaactCCAGGATCCAACACGCATGATCATATAACTGGTTATTTTCTCTGCAGAAATTAAAGTTTAAGCCAATATTTACATGTACAGTTGGAATCTTTCTACTGGATAAATTCTCATTTGTGTTGCCACGTTAGTTCCTTGTGGCagtgttaattattaaaaccttatttataaatttggtgCAGAATattcaacatattaaaatttaattttcatattgtgTACCCAGATTTCCAACCaatgtattcattaattttctCGCCGCTATAATGTTTACCCGTATCATAAGTGTAAAAATACTTACTAACGCTTGGTCAAATTCCATGGAATTACACGCATCATGATCGAACTCAATAttgttcatataaaaatgaagcctcatataacattttaatttttgagatatagTTTGAGACAATTGTACATACATTACAATGCTCCATCCTATCGAGTGAAAAATTTCAATAACGTCCAGGCAATTATCACAATTATCAGCCAgtgtgtgtaattttaaaataattatatatgtaacaaacagtaataagtataaaacttcagtattcataaaataaacacCAAATTAATCAGTTCACATGCaataatctataataatttacattagtaATATAGCCGATATACTCTTCTACCACCGTTAACCGTGACTACCGCTTATAAACATTCTCTCTCAACTGGCTCTGATTACCAAACATGGGCACATAccataaatatatcaatacatGTCAGCACATTGCCTTACCATAATATTTATGATCATAAAAGTTGTTTagaaaagtttatgttattaacCCAAACCTAAATAGACATTTAATTCTTTATCCTGAaaacaaaaacactaaaataacatGATTAGTATTCCTTATAAATGCAATTTGTTGGTAGTTAAAATGAAACGTGGCACTCGCTTGTGAGAAGCATTCCaggtatttaataacattaatttatgatactgtacagttaattaataattaattcattgaaTATGTGACGCAGCTGGAGGTAACCACGAGGATCTCCAGTTGAGGACGTGACGTCAAGCTAGCATATGACACTAAACTCCAGATTAACCTATTTTATTTCGTTTCGGGATAGATAAAATACCCTTTTAATCTCCTTTAACTTAATTGTTCCTTTTTGATTTACTATCACATTTCCAACAATATCACCcatagttattacattttaattattatttcaagtttttaatgctTAGAACTATCGGAAATCATGTATTTATGACTCTATAGGTGGAGTACATGTATCAAACCGGCGTCGGGTCCAGTGGTTAGAGGAGGTAAGAGTCGTCCATGTCCAGTATAGAGAGGACGGTGGCAGCGAGATATGTGGAGTCAGCAGGGAGAAACTCAGAGATCCTTGTTCCacttacgtaccgtacagagcatCCTCCCATGAGCGTCTCCATCCtgatactaaatatttttgtgcTAAATAAACTACACGTTGTATTAACtacattatattaagtttttgtaagttaatcagtattattatttttaatattaaacgtataaaagtaattgtaatttttgggGAATTCAAGCAAGGTAATATATAGTTGTATTACAAGTTATaagcaaatttaattataatagtaaataacaggatttcggacgttTGCAATCGTTATTGTTACAAAAcgtataacacgacgtttcgaggattggaatccatccttttcatcaaagataatttaatttattattattatttgcattctaccattagaaaacaaaacttagttttttttagtattaaaatttttgtgtttttaaacatatgcaaacatttataaatcttaattaatttaataaagcaTTTAATACGTAAGAGATATTAGagagaaaatttagtaaatattcattatatcaactaaatcaaaatatacttAATTCATTTTTGAGATTGGAGCACTATACATTGACAACCTAttctattataattatgttaaggAATGTTTGATAAGTTATTGCTGTTGAGCAGAAAGTTGCGTCTGAATTCCTGAATAAATGATATTATATACTAGAATATACTAGTTaattacacataatgtagctatggtatgAAGGATTGATTGAACTGGATATAAAGTTCAGCattcaaattaaaacaatcttTCCTTCCATAGCTGCGTTATATGTAGAACACTGGGTTACTCTGCCGTGCGTATAAATCGtttcagaaacatcgtagtgcatgTAATAGTGAACCTGACAAGACGATGAAACTGCCACTTCTCCTGTATTACactgtattattgtattttctgGTCTAGGTGTCTCCTATGTCGAAACTATGATAAGGTTCGTTATTAGCTTCTTCGTCACCAGCtgtctttggatctcttcagacgaacgaaCATGTCTACAGATTCCGGGAGTCAAGTCAGAGACAGCGTCAGGTACTGGAGATGCAAGTCAGAGATGCTGGAATAACAGGTAGGTGAATAGGATCTAAACGACACATTCATACTAATGTTCCATTATTCAGAGAAAATAATCCATAACACGGAAGAATATTTccatatataactaaattaagagtgctcatattatatatatatatatatatatatatatatatatatatatatatatatatatataaatacaatcgCACTAGGTTTTCCAAGGTCTCATGTGCTTGATTTATACGATGAAACCACAAATTGAGCAACCGCATCCACCAATACCACACCTAACCGCATGCAGTGTTGTTAATCGATCGCAAACGTATtatgttgaatattaaaaattcaaaatgtggaaaaaataattctttgaaaATGCCTCTAATTGTCGTTTTTAAAATCTTTGCAGCAATACAAAAACaatgctttttttgtttttattatttctaaaacattttttaatacatacagaGATACTAGAATAGAtggagaaatatatatatatatatatatatatatatacacaatatatatatatattcgttatTACAATAATTCTTTCCTAATTTACCAATATTAGTTGATTAGGAAACGCGTATTATGGGATAAATATGTGCTGTGACATGTTGAAAACGCTTCGTTTACAACACTCACTGTTTTTAATTCAGTAGTAATACACCCTATTGACTGCGAACACTACCTGACATTACCAATTTCGATGTTTTATGAAGGAATTGATTCTCTGATTCTTTAATAGCTGACACTCAGTTGAACTTTGATCGGCAAGGTAAAACCGCAAACAGCATGatatccatttatttattttttttttacttaattttggtTGTTTTGAAAGACTATATTCCTTCTAAAACAAGGTATGTGTTTGCCATACCACGTTTGGCATAATAGGCTCATTTCATATTTGAGATTTCTTGCGGACAGAGAGACACAGACTGACACTATACTGAATTTTCTTTCAGTCACTCCTATAGAAGTTGATTCAACCTACTCAGGGTTCAACACATTTCACGCGATATTCTTGAAGGCCTACAGATAAAATCGTTTTAGTGATATCTTAGCATgattcattcatattttttttgttgCCAGTGCAGTAGATAGGGTTCCACAAACTCAAGAGCGCACTGTAATCAAATCTGTTTCTACATTGGAGTTTCACTCTATTATTTGTGTTAACGTGTCACATGTTACATATATGATGTATTACTCAGctcattaacttaattatttatcaactatATTTAGATTAATCGTTAAGTTTCATGATAGTGGCCGTTTAATGTGACAGCAGTATATGACTGATAGGTTATAAGTAAGTATGTCTACAAACtctgattaaaataaattaaactaatccGACTTCACCATTTAACAAATCATTTCAATTTatcttacagtttttaatttctaacGTTTCAAGGTTATATAATTtctagtttacaaaaaaaattgctttaataGTAACTGTAAATGATCACTTACCTTGAATGATGTATTGCCTAGCCAAGAgggaaaaatgttaaaagtttttcgGGAAATAATTTGTCATAGAATATTGCTCtttaatatatatgaattaataaaaccaaatagtAATGGAGTTCCCAATCTCAGAGTAACATAAAGAGTTCGCGAATTCACAAAAAGGAGTTATCACATCGAAGTTTTGTGTAATCGGAGTGAAGCAGGTTCATTGTTTATAGCCTGGATgtggaatatataaattatatgaccACTGTTGTGGAGAGTGATATGCAGGACGAGTACTCCATATACTCCATGAAGAGATCAGAGTGGTTTTTGAGACATCaacattattggctgagcgttactcgAGGAGCTGGGTAAATATCTTTTCTGTCTATCTGCATATAtattcgcacgatatctcgaaaaccaaACTGACATACAAGGGACGTGAAAATTGTGCATTAAGCCTCAATTCCATGTGATGAAAGCTGAGTCACATGATGATCCATACATGTGTCAttaaatttggctgagctttagcgaatatttttttgcattggtcttatggagAACATTTATGTCGTCATGTTTGCTATATTACAAGAATACTTTACCGAgataaataaacttgtaagcAAACAAATCACACTCAAGATATTACaacatttaacaaaaacatttggagtttatcaataacaatatattcaaGAATAACATATCTGATGGTCAAAATCCAACCAAGAAATTAAGCTGAGCGTCGTTATAATGCATCAGTCAAAAAGGCAACATCGATCTTTCTTTTGTTTGCTGGGATATGTATAAAACTCTTTTCGCATTCTTTTCTGTCGTTCCATCTTGTCAATAATGTAATTAACTTTAGGCTTGAAAATTTGCCCTGATTTCAGTGAAGCCTCTTACGCGgtacgtggtgtggcgtattcatATCCTGTAATAAATAGGCCATAGTAATATGATACCTTTCTTTCTCTATTATTAATTCCTATggcttattctttttctatgtaTGTGTTACTGgacattccaaaaatatataaaaaatgtagaatatttaGTTCATATTATTACGTAACTCTAAATTAAGGTGTGTGCAAACGaattagaaaaacatttgaaaggGCCGATATTTGCCCTTTTGATGGTATTCAACCCACAAGAGGGTGTTGTAATTCAATGACTTCATCAGTCATACTATCTCGCCAGCCTAATGGAGGGATTGAAGATAATAAATTACCCTGGCATCATTAACGCAGGCCTCAACCCAGATTGGGCAGGTAGTGATTTAACTGATTGTCATTCTCCTCGACTTatatatctcttgaaaatatactagatttt from Homalodisca vitripennis isolate AUS2020 chromosome 2, UT_GWSS_2.1, whole genome shotgun sequence encodes the following:
- the LOC124353383 gene encoding uncharacterized protein LOC124353383; its protein translation is MDETGSSSRLTYLLCCLKTKCLPNEEIILMDSDKEDESSVDTSGVTTGVSKVIVNEPVRGQRSDHDTNNKTINMPLPGNMAIRPIGKRFLSHVFSRQPMSEQSIVSNCTVTGDHEHQIQSHDKSRNVDLGISKNGGVHVSNRRRVQWLEEVRVVHVQYREDGGSEICGVSREKLRDPCSTYVPYRASSHERLHPDTKYFCAK